The DNA sequence TGGCGTGAAATAAACACTGCGTTCGAGATCCGCGTATTAACCGATGCTGTTTTGAATTCGCACTACATCGAACCGCGTAACTTTCTTCAGGATAAGAGAGACGTTGTGCTCAAGCATATACGGGGTGCATTGGTGAAACATAAGACACTAAAAGTGAATACCGCGTTTAATGGGGAGTTTGTAGCGGGTGATAAACGCTCGAACAAGACTATCAGCACAAAGAACTGTGAAATCCTTGGCGAGATCAATCTCGAAGAGTGGTACGAGCAACGCGTCGTCGAACCCACCCTAGCATCGCtggaagaatttcaagaacggGATAGCGGATGAGCGCTGTCGCATATactcaatttaattgttaacgtgaataaatatatgccgCTGCATGCTGGATGTATCATACAATTACCACGAGAAATACGACTAAAGAGAGCTGTAATCAACGTATGCTCGAACGACAATGCAAGTTTCGCGTGGTCAGTGGTGGCTGCTCTGCATCCAGCCGAAAATCACGTATATCGGACATCGGCATATCCTCATTATTCAACGGTGTTGAATATCCAGtatatcgaatttccaatgacattgaaccaaattaaaaagtttgaacacgCCAACAGCATCTCCATCAACGTCTACTCCACTGAAGAGAAGAAGGTTCTACCGATACGGCTCGCCACACGGAAGATGGAGAGACATGTCAATTTGCTGTACTTAGAAGGAGCAAACGGCGTGGGACATTTCGCGTGGATCAAAAACTTGTCCCGCCTCGTGAGCTCACAATTGAGTAAACATAAACGcagaaaatacttttgcgataggtatgtatataataatactttttttcttttttaaatatgttatgtttgaaaaaaaatttatatctttttattgcaGATGCTTGCACTACTTTAGTTCGAGTGAGAAGCTGGATCTCACACCGTAGATTGCGAGAAGATGAACGAATGCGCAATCGTATTACCAGATTATGAAAGCAAGTGGCTCAGCTTCGACAACTACATCCGGAAAGAGCGACTTCCATTTGTAGTGTACGCCGACCTCGAGTGCATTCTGGAGAAAACTGATCGAGAAGCGCCAAGATCCACATACCAGCATCataaagtatttagtattgcatattatgttcaatgcgcgttattttatcaaataacatacaaatggaTGATTTAACGAG is a window from the Hylaeus volcanicus isolate JK05 chromosome 7, UHH_iyHylVolc1.0_haploid, whole genome shotgun sequence genome containing:
- the LOC128879472 gene encoding uncharacterized protein LOC128879472, with the protein product MPLHAGCIIQLPREIRLKRAVINVCSNDNASFAWSVVAALHPAENHVYRTSAYPHYSTVLNIQYIEFPMTLNQIKKFEHANSISINVYSTEEKKVLPIRLATRKMERHVNLLYLEGANGVGHFAWIKNLSRLVSSQLSKHKRRKYFCDRCLHYFSSSEKLDLTP